One stretch of Lucilia cuprina isolate Lc7/37 chromosome 6, ASM2204524v1, whole genome shotgun sequence DNA includes these proteins:
- the LOC111688672 gene encoding uncharacterized protein LOC111688672 translates to MFLRKFTSLRKVLEKSTRNKLETKMKLLTTFTLFTVLVSLTFGADTNPSRFNNKGQYRSDQYYDVKSNNGRYYKNRETYNQRRYYDNFYKKYNPDVQPQEARIVEHIVEPIQEDGSYAYIYETENGIHNEARGTATTLDNGDTAQKVEGSFSFVTPEGIRVGIRYVADENGYRPIITYDGLNAEQFTRSQAAANVEITKV, encoded by the exons atgtttttaagaaaatttacttcTTTACGGAAAGTGTTAGAGAAATCAACTAGAAATAAATTGGAAACAAAAATG aaacttttgacAACATTTACGTTATTTACTGTGCTCGTCTCATTGACTTTTGGAGCAGATACTAATCCTAGTCGCTTCAACAATAAAGGACAATATAGGTCAGATCAATACTATGACGTCAAGTCCAATAATGGACGTTATTATAAAAATCGCGAAACATACAATCAACGTCGTTATTAcgataatttctataaaaaatacaatccCGATGTACAACCTCAAGAGGCTCGTATTGTTGAACATATTGTAGAACCCATTCAAGAAGATGGCAGTTATGCTTACATTTATGAAACAGAGAATGGTATACATAATGAGGCTCGTGGTACGGCCACTACTTTGGACAATGGTGACACTGCACAAAAAGTAGAGGGTTCTTTCTCGTTTGTAACTCCCGAAGGTATACGTGTTGGTATACGTTATGTGGCCGATGAAAATGGTTATCGTCCTATAATCACTT atgATGGTCTAAATGCTGAACAATTTACTCGTTCCCAAGCAGCAGCCAATGTTGAAATTACTAAAGTGTga
- the LOC111688680 gene encoding uncharacterized protein LOC111688680 isoform X7: MNKLIVFVTIVAGVALCNAAPAPQNDGRRYDYRDYAGVYHHMPQPYMHVHDNRELGKYVHIPNPYDGGYGPYSGSNLPYVHDAKPYVHDVKPYDHSLYTTTTTKKPTTTTKRTTTTTTTTTTTPRSIIFNYDDEGRHKILHQEDARKHDKYDHAYLTENGIYGEEQAKLHHTGGTHAQGYYEYTGDDGKLYRVNYKSTHEGFVPEGDHIPTPPPIPAAIARALKYVDDKRKENGEKPLFDERGFRIDHMSKDMVKSIKSIHIENMPQDIAEQIHELQLEMEAIYGPNEERAEEEVVEENFNDGANYDEHNYEAAAEENYK, from the exons atgaataaattgaTTGTATTTGTAACAATAGTG GCTGGCGTTGCTTTGTGTAATGCTGCACCAGCTCCACAAAACGATG gcCGACGTTACGATTATAGAGATTATGctg GTGTCTATCATCATATGCCTCAACCTTATATGCATGTTCATGACAATCGTGAATTGGGTAAATATGTTCATATACCCAATCCTTATGATGGTGGCTATGGACCTTATTCGGGCTCTAATTTGCCCTATGTGCACGATGCCAAACCTTATGTACATGATGTCAAACCTTATGA TCACAGTTTGTACACA actacaacaacaaaaaaaccaacaacaaccacaaaacGTACCACTACtaccacaacaacaaccacaactacACCTCGCAGCATAATCTTCAACTACGATGATGAGGGTCGTCACAAGATTTTACATCAAGAAGATGCTCGCAAACACGATAAATATGATCATGC TTACTTAACCGAGAACGGCATCTATGGTGAAGAACAAGCTAAATTGCATCATACCGGCGGTACCCATGCTCAGGGCTATTACGAATACACTGGTGACGATGGTAAACTCTATCGTGTTAACTACAAGAGTACCCATGAAGGCTTTGTACCCGAAGGTGATCACATTCCTACACCACCACCAATTCCCGCAGCTATTGCTCGTGCTCTTAAGTATGTCGATGACAAGCGCAAGGAAAATGGTGAGAAACCTTTGTTCGATGAACGTGGTTTCCGTATTGATCACATGAGCAAGGATATGGTAAAATCTATCAAATCAATTCATATCGAAAATATGCCCCAAGATATAGCCGAACAAATTCATGAATTACAATTGGAAATGGAAGCCATTTATGGACCAAATGAAGAACGTGCTGAAGAAGAAGTGgtagaagaaaattttaatgatgGAGCTAACTATGATGAACATAACTATGAAGCAGCAGCcgaagaaaattataaataa
- the LOC111688680 gene encoding uncharacterized protein LOC111688680 isoform X8, translating into MNKLIVFVTIVAGVALCNAAPAPQNDGVYHHMPQPYMHVHDNRELGKYVHIPNPYDGGYGPYSGSNLPYVHDAKPYVHDVKPYDHSLYTTTTTKKPTTTTKRTTTTTTTTTTTPRSIIFNYDDEGRHKILHQEDARKHDKYDHAYLTENGIYGEEQAKLHHTGGTHAQGYYEYTGDDGKLYRVNYKSTHEGFVPEGDHIPTPPPIPAAIARALKYVDDKRKENGEKPLFDERGFRIDHMSKDMVKSIKSIHIENMPQDIAEQIHELQLEMEAIYGPNEERAEEEVVEENFNDGANYDEHNYEAAAEENYK; encoded by the exons atgaataaattgaTTGTATTTGTAACAATAGTG GCTGGCGTTGCTTTGTGTAATGCTGCACCAGCTCCACAAAACGATG GTGTCTATCATCATATGCCTCAACCTTATATGCATGTTCATGACAATCGTGAATTGGGTAAATATGTTCATATACCCAATCCTTATGATGGTGGCTATGGACCTTATTCGGGCTCTAATTTGCCCTATGTGCACGATGCCAAACCTTATGTACATGATGTCAAACCTTATGA TCACAGTTTGTACACA actacaacaacaaaaaaaccaacaacaaccacaaaacGTACCACTACtaccacaacaacaaccacaactacACCTCGCAGCATAATCTTCAACTACGATGATGAGGGTCGTCACAAGATTTTACATCAAGAAGATGCTCGCAAACACGATAAATATGATCATGC TTACTTAACCGAGAACGGCATCTATGGTGAAGAACAAGCTAAATTGCATCATACCGGCGGTACCCATGCTCAGGGCTATTACGAATACACTGGTGACGATGGTAAACTCTATCGTGTTAACTACAAGAGTACCCATGAAGGCTTTGTACCCGAAGGTGATCACATTCCTACACCACCACCAATTCCCGCAGCTATTGCTCGTGCTCTTAAGTATGTCGATGACAAGCGCAAGGAAAATGGTGAGAAACCTTTGTTCGATGAACGTGGTTTCCGTATTGATCACATGAGCAAGGATATGGTAAAATCTATCAAATCAATTCATATCGAAAATATGCCCCAAGATATAGCCGAACAAATTCATGAATTACAATTGGAAATGGAAGCCATTTATGGACCAAATGAAGAACGTGCTGAAGAAGAAGTGgtagaagaaaattttaatgatgGAGCTAACTATGATGAACATAACTATGAAGCAGCAGCcgaagaaaattataaataa
- the LOC111688680 gene encoding larval cuticle protein LCP-30 isoform X3, producing the protein MNKLIVFVTIVAGVALCNAAPAPQNDGKYRPHNDGKYHPKAHREGRRYDYRDYAGVYHHMPQPYMHVHDNRELGKYVHIPNPYDGGYGPYSGSNLPYVHDAKPYVHDVKPYDHSLYTTTTTKKPTTTTKRTTTTTTTTTTTPRSIIFNYDDEGRHKILHQEDARKHDKYDHAYLTENGIYGEEQAKLHHTGGTHAQGYYEYTGDDGKLYRVNYKSTHEGFVPEGDHIPTPPPIPAAIARALKYVDDKRKENGEKPLFDERGFRIDHMSKDMVKSIKSIHIENMPQDIAEQIHELQLEMEAIYGPNEERAEEEVVEENFNDGANYDEHNYEAAAEENYK; encoded by the exons atgaataaattgaTTGTATTTGTAACAATAGTG GCTGGCGTTGCTTTGTGTAATGCTGCACCAGCTCCACAAAACGATGGCAAGTATCGTCCGCATAATGATGGCAAATATCATCCGAAAGCTCATAGAGAAG gcCGACGTTACGATTATAGAGATTATGctg GTGTCTATCATCATATGCCTCAACCTTATATGCATGTTCATGACAATCGTGAATTGGGTAAATATGTTCATATACCCAATCCTTATGATGGTGGCTATGGACCTTATTCGGGCTCTAATTTGCCCTATGTGCACGATGCCAAACCTTATGTACATGATGTCAAACCTTATGA TCACAGTTTGTACACA actacaacaacaaaaaaaccaacaacaaccacaaaacGTACCACTACtaccacaacaacaaccacaactacACCTCGCAGCATAATCTTCAACTACGATGATGAGGGTCGTCACAAGATTTTACATCAAGAAGATGCTCGCAAACACGATAAATATGATCATGC TTACTTAACCGAGAACGGCATCTATGGTGAAGAACAAGCTAAATTGCATCATACCGGCGGTACCCATGCTCAGGGCTATTACGAATACACTGGTGACGATGGTAAACTCTATCGTGTTAACTACAAGAGTACCCATGAAGGCTTTGTACCCGAAGGTGATCACATTCCTACACCACCACCAATTCCCGCAGCTATTGCTCGTGCTCTTAAGTATGTCGATGACAAGCGCAAGGAAAATGGTGAGAAACCTTTGTTCGATGAACGTGGTTTCCGTATTGATCACATGAGCAAGGATATGGTAAAATCTATCAAATCAATTCATATCGAAAATATGCCCCAAGATATAGCCGAACAAATTCATGAATTACAATTGGAAATGGAAGCCATTTATGGACCAAATGAAGAACGTGCTGAAGAAGAAGTGgtagaagaaaattttaatgatgGAGCTAACTATGATGAACATAACTATGAAGCAGCAGCcgaagaaaattataaataa
- the LOC111688680 gene encoding larval cuticle protein LCP-30 isoform X5: MNKLIVFVTIVAGVALCNAAPAPQNDGKYRPHNDGKYHPKAHREGVYHHMPQPYMHVHDNRELGKYVHIPNPYDGGYGPYSGSNLPYVHDAKPYVHDVKPYDHSLYTTTTTKKPTTTTKRTTTTTTTTTTTPRSIIFNYDDEGRHKILHQEDARKHDKYDHAYLTENGIYGEEQAKLHHTGGTHAQGYYEYTGDDGKLYRVNYKSTHEGFVPEGDHIPTPPPIPAAIARALKYVDDKRKENGEKPLFDERGFRIDHMSKDMVKSIKSIHIENMPQDIAEQIHELQLEMEAIYGPNEERAEEEVVEENFNDGANYDEHNYEAAAEENYK; this comes from the exons atgaataaattgaTTGTATTTGTAACAATAGTG GCTGGCGTTGCTTTGTGTAATGCTGCACCAGCTCCACAAAACGATGGCAAGTATCGTCCGCATAATGATGGCAAATATCATCCGAAAGCTCATAGAGAAG GTGTCTATCATCATATGCCTCAACCTTATATGCATGTTCATGACAATCGTGAATTGGGTAAATATGTTCATATACCCAATCCTTATGATGGTGGCTATGGACCTTATTCGGGCTCTAATTTGCCCTATGTGCACGATGCCAAACCTTATGTACATGATGTCAAACCTTATGA TCACAGTTTGTACACA actacaacaacaaaaaaaccaacaacaaccacaaaacGTACCACTACtaccacaacaacaaccacaactacACCTCGCAGCATAATCTTCAACTACGATGATGAGGGTCGTCACAAGATTTTACATCAAGAAGATGCTCGCAAACACGATAAATATGATCATGC TTACTTAACCGAGAACGGCATCTATGGTGAAGAACAAGCTAAATTGCATCATACCGGCGGTACCCATGCTCAGGGCTATTACGAATACACTGGTGACGATGGTAAACTCTATCGTGTTAACTACAAGAGTACCCATGAAGGCTTTGTACCCGAAGGTGATCACATTCCTACACCACCACCAATTCCCGCAGCTATTGCTCGTGCTCTTAAGTATGTCGATGACAAGCGCAAGGAAAATGGTGAGAAACCTTTGTTCGATGAACGTGGTTTCCGTATTGATCACATGAGCAAGGATATGGTAAAATCTATCAAATCAATTCATATCGAAAATATGCCCCAAGATATAGCCGAACAAATTCATGAATTACAATTGGAAATGGAAGCCATTTATGGACCAAATGAAGAACGTGCTGAAGAAGAAGTGgtagaagaaaattttaatgatgGAGCTAACTATGATGAACATAACTATGAAGCAGCAGCcgaagaaaattataaataa
- the LOC111688680 gene encoding uncharacterized protein LOC111688680 isoform X4 codes for MNKLIVFVTIVAGVALCNAAPAPQNDGRRYDYRDYAGQQQGYTDAAGVYHHMPQPYMHVHDNRELGKYVHIPNPYDGGYGPYSGSNLPYVHDAKPYVHDVKPYDHSLYTTTTTKKPTTTTKRTTTTTTTTTTTPRSIIFNYDDEGRHKILHQEDARKHDKYDHAYLTENGIYGEEQAKLHHTGGTHAQGYYEYTGDDGKLYRVNYKSTHEGFVPEGDHIPTPPPIPAAIARALKYVDDKRKENGEKPLFDERGFRIDHMSKDMVKSIKSIHIENMPQDIAEQIHELQLEMEAIYGPNEERAEEEVVEENFNDGANYDEHNYEAAAEENYK; via the exons atgaataaattgaTTGTATTTGTAACAATAGTG GCTGGCGTTGCTTTGTGTAATGCTGCACCAGCTCCACAAAACGATG gcCGACGTTACGATTATAGAGATTATGctg GCCAACAACAGGGTTATACAGATGCTGCTG GTGTCTATCATCATATGCCTCAACCTTATATGCATGTTCATGACAATCGTGAATTGGGTAAATATGTTCATATACCCAATCCTTATGATGGTGGCTATGGACCTTATTCGGGCTCTAATTTGCCCTATGTGCACGATGCCAAACCTTATGTACATGATGTCAAACCTTATGA TCACAGTTTGTACACA actacaacaacaaaaaaaccaacaacaaccacaaaacGTACCACTACtaccacaacaacaaccacaactacACCTCGCAGCATAATCTTCAACTACGATGATGAGGGTCGTCACAAGATTTTACATCAAGAAGATGCTCGCAAACACGATAAATATGATCATGC TTACTTAACCGAGAACGGCATCTATGGTGAAGAACAAGCTAAATTGCATCATACCGGCGGTACCCATGCTCAGGGCTATTACGAATACACTGGTGACGATGGTAAACTCTATCGTGTTAACTACAAGAGTACCCATGAAGGCTTTGTACCCGAAGGTGATCACATTCCTACACCACCACCAATTCCCGCAGCTATTGCTCGTGCTCTTAAGTATGTCGATGACAAGCGCAAGGAAAATGGTGAGAAACCTTTGTTCGATGAACGTGGTTTCCGTATTGATCACATGAGCAAGGATATGGTAAAATCTATCAAATCAATTCATATCGAAAATATGCCCCAAGATATAGCCGAACAAATTCATGAATTACAATTGGAAATGGAAGCCATTTATGGACCAAATGAAGAACGTGCTGAAGAAGAAGTGgtagaagaaaattttaatgatgGAGCTAACTATGATGAACATAACTATGAAGCAGCAGCcgaagaaaattataaataa
- the LOC111688680 gene encoding uncharacterized protein LOC111688680 isoform X6: MNKLIVFVTIVAGVALCNAAPAPQNDGQQQGYTDAAGVYHHMPQPYMHVHDNRELGKYVHIPNPYDGGYGPYSGSNLPYVHDAKPYVHDVKPYDHSLYTTTTTKKPTTTTKRTTTTTTTTTTTPRSIIFNYDDEGRHKILHQEDARKHDKYDHAYLTENGIYGEEQAKLHHTGGTHAQGYYEYTGDDGKLYRVNYKSTHEGFVPEGDHIPTPPPIPAAIARALKYVDDKRKENGEKPLFDERGFRIDHMSKDMVKSIKSIHIENMPQDIAEQIHELQLEMEAIYGPNEERAEEEVVEENFNDGANYDEHNYEAAAEENYK, encoded by the exons atgaataaattgaTTGTATTTGTAACAATAGTG GCTGGCGTTGCTTTGTGTAATGCTGCACCAGCTCCACAAAACGATG GCCAACAACAGGGTTATACAGATGCTGCTG GTGTCTATCATCATATGCCTCAACCTTATATGCATGTTCATGACAATCGTGAATTGGGTAAATATGTTCATATACCCAATCCTTATGATGGTGGCTATGGACCTTATTCGGGCTCTAATTTGCCCTATGTGCACGATGCCAAACCTTATGTACATGATGTCAAACCTTATGA TCACAGTTTGTACACA actacaacaacaaaaaaaccaacaacaaccacaaaacGTACCACTACtaccacaacaacaaccacaactacACCTCGCAGCATAATCTTCAACTACGATGATGAGGGTCGTCACAAGATTTTACATCAAGAAGATGCTCGCAAACACGATAAATATGATCATGC TTACTTAACCGAGAACGGCATCTATGGTGAAGAACAAGCTAAATTGCATCATACCGGCGGTACCCATGCTCAGGGCTATTACGAATACACTGGTGACGATGGTAAACTCTATCGTGTTAACTACAAGAGTACCCATGAAGGCTTTGTACCCGAAGGTGATCACATTCCTACACCACCACCAATTCCCGCAGCTATTGCTCGTGCTCTTAAGTATGTCGATGACAAGCGCAAGGAAAATGGTGAGAAACCTTTGTTCGATGAACGTGGTTTCCGTATTGATCACATGAGCAAGGATATGGTAAAATCTATCAAATCAATTCATATCGAAAATATGCCCCAAGATATAGCCGAACAAATTCATGAATTACAATTGGAAATGGAAGCCATTTATGGACCAAATGAAGAACGTGCTGAAGAAGAAGTGgtagaagaaaattttaatgatgGAGCTAACTATGATGAACATAACTATGAAGCAGCAGCcgaagaaaattataaataa
- the LOC111688680 gene encoding larval cuticle protein LCP-30 isoform X2, producing the protein MNKLIVFVTIVAGVALCNAAPAPQNDGKYRPHNDGKYHPKAHREGQQQGYTDAAGVYHHMPQPYMHVHDNRELGKYVHIPNPYDGGYGPYSGSNLPYVHDAKPYVHDVKPYDHSLYTTTTTKKPTTTTKRTTTTTTTTTTTPRSIIFNYDDEGRHKILHQEDARKHDKYDHAYLTENGIYGEEQAKLHHTGGTHAQGYYEYTGDDGKLYRVNYKSTHEGFVPEGDHIPTPPPIPAAIARALKYVDDKRKENGEKPLFDERGFRIDHMSKDMVKSIKSIHIENMPQDIAEQIHELQLEMEAIYGPNEERAEEEVVEENFNDGANYDEHNYEAAAEENYK; encoded by the exons atgaataaattgaTTGTATTTGTAACAATAGTG GCTGGCGTTGCTTTGTGTAATGCTGCACCAGCTCCACAAAACGATGGCAAGTATCGTCCGCATAATGATGGCAAATATCATCCGAAAGCTCATAGAGAAG GCCAACAACAGGGTTATACAGATGCTGCTG GTGTCTATCATCATATGCCTCAACCTTATATGCATGTTCATGACAATCGTGAATTGGGTAAATATGTTCATATACCCAATCCTTATGATGGTGGCTATGGACCTTATTCGGGCTCTAATTTGCCCTATGTGCACGATGCCAAACCTTATGTACATGATGTCAAACCTTATGA TCACAGTTTGTACACA actacaacaacaaaaaaaccaacaacaaccacaaaacGTACCACTACtaccacaacaacaaccacaactacACCTCGCAGCATAATCTTCAACTACGATGATGAGGGTCGTCACAAGATTTTACATCAAGAAGATGCTCGCAAACACGATAAATATGATCATGC TTACTTAACCGAGAACGGCATCTATGGTGAAGAACAAGCTAAATTGCATCATACCGGCGGTACCCATGCTCAGGGCTATTACGAATACACTGGTGACGATGGTAAACTCTATCGTGTTAACTACAAGAGTACCCATGAAGGCTTTGTACCCGAAGGTGATCACATTCCTACACCACCACCAATTCCCGCAGCTATTGCTCGTGCTCTTAAGTATGTCGATGACAAGCGCAAGGAAAATGGTGAGAAACCTTTGTTCGATGAACGTGGTTTCCGTATTGATCACATGAGCAAGGATATGGTAAAATCTATCAAATCAATTCATATCGAAAATATGCCCCAAGATATAGCCGAACAAATTCATGAATTACAATTGGAAATGGAAGCCATTTATGGACCAAATGAAGAACGTGCTGAAGAAGAAGTGgtagaagaaaattttaatgatgGAGCTAACTATGATGAACATAACTATGAAGCAGCAGCcgaagaaaattataaataa
- the LOC111688680 gene encoding larval cuticle protein LCP-30 isoform X1, translating into MNKLIVFVTIVAGVALCNAAPAPQNDGKYRPHNDGKYHPKAHREGRRYDYRDYAGQQQGYTDAAGVYHHMPQPYMHVHDNRELGKYVHIPNPYDGGYGPYSGSNLPYVHDAKPYVHDVKPYDHSLYTTTTTKKPTTTTKRTTTTTTTTTTTPRSIIFNYDDEGRHKILHQEDARKHDKYDHAYLTENGIYGEEQAKLHHTGGTHAQGYYEYTGDDGKLYRVNYKSTHEGFVPEGDHIPTPPPIPAAIARALKYVDDKRKENGEKPLFDERGFRIDHMSKDMVKSIKSIHIENMPQDIAEQIHELQLEMEAIYGPNEERAEEEVVEENFNDGANYDEHNYEAAAEENYK; encoded by the exons atgaataaattgaTTGTATTTGTAACAATAGTG GCTGGCGTTGCTTTGTGTAATGCTGCACCAGCTCCACAAAACGATGGCAAGTATCGTCCGCATAATGATGGCAAATATCATCCGAAAGCTCATAGAGAAG gcCGACGTTACGATTATAGAGATTATGctg GCCAACAACAGGGTTATACAGATGCTGCTG GTGTCTATCATCATATGCCTCAACCTTATATGCATGTTCATGACAATCGTGAATTGGGTAAATATGTTCATATACCCAATCCTTATGATGGTGGCTATGGACCTTATTCGGGCTCTAATTTGCCCTATGTGCACGATGCCAAACCTTATGTACATGATGTCAAACCTTATGA TCACAGTTTGTACACA actacaacaacaaaaaaaccaacaacaaccacaaaacGTACCACTACtaccacaacaacaaccacaactacACCTCGCAGCATAATCTTCAACTACGATGATGAGGGTCGTCACAAGATTTTACATCAAGAAGATGCTCGCAAACACGATAAATATGATCATGC TTACTTAACCGAGAACGGCATCTATGGTGAAGAACAAGCTAAATTGCATCATACCGGCGGTACCCATGCTCAGGGCTATTACGAATACACTGGTGACGATGGTAAACTCTATCGTGTTAACTACAAGAGTACCCATGAAGGCTTTGTACCCGAAGGTGATCACATTCCTACACCACCACCAATTCCCGCAGCTATTGCTCGTGCTCTTAAGTATGTCGATGACAAGCGCAAGGAAAATGGTGAGAAACCTTTGTTCGATGAACGTGGTTTCCGTATTGATCACATGAGCAAGGATATGGTAAAATCTATCAAATCAATTCATATCGAAAATATGCCCCAAGATATAGCCGAACAAATTCATGAATTACAATTGGAAATGGAAGCCATTTATGGACCAAATGAAGAACGTGCTGAAGAAGAAGTGgtagaagaaaattttaatgatgGAGCTAACTATGATGAACATAACTATGAAGCAGCAGCcgaagaaaattataaataa